A single genomic interval of Thermoanaerobacterium sp. PSU-2 harbors:
- a CDS encoding glutamine amidotransferase: MKLVIGHMYPELLNLYGDRGNIITLKRRCEWRGIEAEIKAITVDTNTNFKDIDILFLGGGSDREQKIVSDDLTLKRAKNLKSAIEDGLTLLSICGGYQLLGMYYLSSDGNKLPGIGALEIYTVAGNKRMIDNIIIESSIDGKTFKMVGFENHSGKTFLQNNVKPLGKVIYGNGNNGEDGMEGAIYKNTFGTYLHGPVLPKNPEFTDMLIKKALERKYGNCNLTPLDDSFEHLTQDAIINRFVKK, translated from the coding sequence ATGAAACTCGTAATAGGCCATATGTATCCAGAGCTACTGAATCTTTACGGTGATAGAGGAAACATAATAACACTGAAAAGAAGATGTGAGTGGAGAGGAATTGAAGCCGAAATAAAGGCCATAACAGTAGACACAAATACAAATTTCAAAGACATCGACATACTGTTCTTAGGTGGTGGCTCTGACAGGGAGCAGAAAATCGTCAGCGATGATCTGACATTAAAGAGAGCAAAAAATTTAAAGTCTGCCATTGAAGATGGATTGACGCTTCTCAGCATATGTGGCGGATACCAACTGCTTGGCATGTACTACTTATCTTCAGACGGAAACAAATTGCCTGGCATAGGTGCACTTGAAATATACACGGTAGCAGGAAATAAAAGGATGATTGACAACATAATAATAGAATCATCTATCGATGGCAAGACATTTAAGATGGTAGGATTTGAAAATCACTCCGGAAAGACATTTTTGCAAAATAACGTTAAGCCTTTAGGAAAGGTCATATATGGAAATGGCAATAACGGCGAAGACGGCATGGAAGGCGCAATATACAAAAACACATTTGGAACATACCTTCACGGCCCAGTGCTGCCTAAAAATCCAGAGTTTACAGACATGCTGATAAAAAAAGCTCTGGAAAGAAAATACGGCAATTGCAATCTAACGCCTTTAGATGACTCATTTGAACATCTAACACAAGATGCCATAATAAATAGATTTGTAAAAAAATAG
- the recF gene encoding DNA replication/repair protein RecF, with protein sequence MYLKELIVDNFKNLKHQKVTFSAGINVIYGSNAQGKSNLLECIRLLSIGKSFRNSKNRDMVCFDGDYYYIKGVFDVDGEEVTVETGYKLNQNRFFKVNNNKIKNISELIGIILTTIFSPDDLNIVKGSPSSRRRYIDASISMMKRNYLYDIIQYNKVLANRNKILKDVKFKRESARLLDIMDEQLSFFGSKIIMYRRQYINNLDLIVKKIVQDISCEKVDLIYWNNVTDKIDDIKSTKDLFLNKLISNRDVDIRYGDTKYGPHRDDVKISINGHDSRIFASQGQQRTIVLCLKLAEYEVIRSENGESPILLLDDVMSELDENRRKYILNKVEGCQTFITHTEKKDVKGDKYFLISNGVIIPD encoded by the coding sequence ATGTATCTAAAAGAGCTTATTGTTGACAATTTTAAGAATTTAAAGCATCAAAAGGTTACATTTTCTGCTGGTATAAATGTAATATACGGTTCAAATGCACAAGGAAAAAGCAATCTTTTAGAGTGCATAAGGTTGTTAAGCATCGGAAAATCCTTTAGAAATAGCAAAAATAGGGATATGGTGTGTTTTGATGGGGATTATTATTATATAAAAGGTGTTTTCGACGTAGATGGTGAAGAAGTGACAGTTGAGACAGGGTATAAGTTAAATCAAAACAGATTTTTTAAGGTAAATAACAATAAGATAAAGAATATTTCGGAGTTAATCGGCATTATACTTACTACGATTTTTTCTCCAGATGACCTAAATATTGTAAAAGGCAGCCCTTCATCAAGAAGGCGATACATCGATGCATCTATTTCAATGATGAAGAGAAACTACCTTTACGACATAATACAATACAACAAGGTTTTAGCAAACAGAAACAAGATTTTAAAGGATGTAAAATTTAAAAGAGAAAGTGCAAGGCTTTTGGACATTATGGATGAGCAGCTTTCATTTTTTGGTTCAAAGATTATCATGTACAGAAGGCAGTACATCAATAATCTTGATTTAATAGTAAAAAAGATTGTTCAAGATATTTCATGTGAAAAAGTTGATCTGATATATTGGAATAATGTTACAGACAAAATTGATGATATTAAGTCTACTAAGGATTTATTTTTAAATAAGTTGATTTCAAACAGGGATGTGGATATAAGGTATGGTGATACGAAGTACGGGCCTCACAGAGATGATGTGAAAATATCGATAAATGGCCATGATTCAAGAATTTTTGCTTCACAAGGTCAGCAGCGGACGATTGTACTGTGTCTTAAATTGGCAGAATACGAAGTAATAAGATCAGAAAATGGTGAAAGTCCTATACTTTTGCTGGATGATGTCATGTCAGAGTTAGACGAAAATAGGAGAAAATATATCTTAAATAAAGTTGAAGGGTGTCAGACTTTTATAACACATACAGAAAAAAAAGATGTAAAAGGCGATAAATACTTTTTGATTTCAAATGGAGTAATAATACCTGATTAA
- a CDS encoding extracellular matrix regulator RemB, giving the protein MYVHLGGNVVVPDDEIIAVFNIDVKSSKDTSEFLRVAEEEGFIVKISDDNIKSFVITERNKKSIIYISPISSYTIIKRALKYSE; this is encoded by the coding sequence ATGTACGTTCATTTAGGTGGGAATGTAGTGGTGCCAGACGATGAAATAATTGCAGTTTTTAATATAGATGTTAAATCGTCAAAAGATACCAGCGAATTTTTAAGGGTTGCTGAAGAAGAAGGATTCATCGTAAAAATATCAGATGACAATATAAAGTCTTTTGTAATAACAGAGAGAAACAAAAAAAGCATAATTTACATATCTCCCATATCGTCCTACACCATCATTAAAAGAGCTTTAAAATACAGCGAATAA
- a CDS encoding RNA-binding S4 domain-containing protein, with amino-acid sequence MEEVKISTEYITLDQFLKYVGIAETGGKGKQMILDGLVRVNGNIELKRGKKLRKGDTVVVNEKQFVIK; translated from the coding sequence ATGGAAGAAGTAAAGATAAGCACTGAATACATTACGCTTGATCAATTTTTAAAGTACGTAGGCATAGCAGAAACTGGCGGTAAAGGTAAACAGATGATATTGGATGGCCTTGTAAGAGTAAATGGAAATATTGAGCTTAAAAGAGGGAAAAAATTGCGCAAAGGTGATACAGTGGTTGTAAATGAGAAACAGTTTGTAATTAAATAA
- a CDS encoding Mur ligase family protein, protein MDLLGILVGKFVIVGCKLTGKNGTSLPGKLALKVDADIIKNIVKDVKNEKIVVTGTNGKTTTSGLIAEILKSSGKKVVHNREGANMLSGIATVLIKNSDIFGNISCDTGVFEVDEANMPLVLNDINPKVVVVTNFFRDQLDRYGELDTTIKKVKESLSKLPKDSMLLLNADEPFTASLGDDLNLNVFYYGILDKLNYGYSLSPAFEQKYCPVCGGKYVYRDVFYGQLGDYYCPKCGKSRPKLDFGALDIKLTEDGISFKLKYKDKLINVKSHLTGAYNVYNVMASVAANVLLGISFSDIQAGLNNYTPIAGRLQKTYLKGKKTIVNLIKNPIGFDSTLNMLREINKPLNLLVAINDNYADGRDVSWLWDVDIENFVSHTKINHVVTSGLRAEDMALRLKYAGIDQKKIKIIKPIDEALDYIPTITDEELIAVLPNYTSLHEVNNYLKSRGVKQ, encoded by the coding sequence TTGGATCTTCTCGGTATTTTAGTAGGAAAATTTGTAATAGTTGGTTGTAAATTAACTGGAAAAAATGGTACATCATTGCCAGGAAAATTAGCTTTAAAGGTAGATGCTGATATCATAAAGAACATCGTAAAAGACGTAAAAAATGAAAAGATAGTTGTGACAGGAACAAATGGAAAGACTACTACATCGGGACTTATAGCAGAGATTTTAAAGTCGTCTGGCAAGAAAGTAGTTCATAATAGAGAAGGAGCAAACATGTTAAGTGGAATTGCCACTGTGCTTATAAAAAACAGCGACATTTTTGGCAATATAAGTTGCGATACTGGCGTTTTTGAAGTCGACGAAGCGAATATGCCTCTTGTCTTAAATGACATCAATCCAAAGGTAGTCGTTGTGACGAATTTTTTTAGAGATCAGCTTGACAGATACGGCGAGTTAGACACGACAATCAAAAAAGTCAAAGAATCTTTAAGTAAACTTCCTAAAGATTCAATGCTTCTTTTAAATGCAGACGAACCTTTTACAGCTTCTTTAGGCGATGACCTCAATCTAAATGTCTTTTACTACGGCATCTTAGACAAGTTAAATTACGGCTACAGCCTATCACCAGCATTTGAACAGAAATACTGTCCGGTTTGCGGTGGAAAATACGTCTACAGGGATGTTTTTTACGGTCAGCTTGGCGACTATTACTGCCCTAAATGCGGAAAATCACGGCCAAAATTGGATTTCGGCGCACTTGACATAAAACTTACAGAAGATGGCATATCATTCAAATTAAAATATAAAGACAAGTTAATAAACGTAAAAAGCCATCTTACAGGTGCATACAATGTTTATAACGTCATGGCATCTGTAGCAGCAAATGTACTTTTAGGAATTTCATTTTCAGATATACAAGCGGGGCTTAACAACTACACGCCTATTGCAGGTAGACTTCAAAAGACTTATTTAAAGGGCAAAAAAACCATAGTAAACCTCATTAAAAATCCCATAGGCTTTGACAGCACTTTAAACATGTTAAGAGAAATCAACAAACCTTTAAACTTATTAGTTGCCATAAACGACAATTACGCTGACGGCAGAGATGTATCTTGGCTTTGGGATGTAGACATCGAAAATTTTGTATCACATACAAAAATAAACCATGTTGTGACATCAGGGTTAAGAGCAGAAGATATGGCATTAAGGCTTAAATACGCCGGAATAGATCAAAAGAAGATAAAAATCATAAAACCAATAGATGAAGCACTGGACTACATTCCAACCATAACAGATGAAGAATTGATAGCTGTCCTTCCTAACTACACGTCATTGCACGAAGTAAATAATTACTTAAAATCAAGAGGTGTAAAACAATGA